In Micromonospora purpureochromogenes, a single window of DNA contains:
- a CDS encoding hemerythrin domain-containing protein: MTVPLPPLPPTADDAYRPGGRSMADIADTEHRQLLGLADQVTDQRLSPERRREVAEVLTAAISRHLSAEEQYLLPAARAALPESAERVDRELAADAALLGALKVLAGPDDPALADVAARVRRHVEAVSALITPLREVATDAELIRLGNRWEIAEEAAPTRPHPGTPATPPWNRVVEPALGVVDKVRDAVTGRRTYLADLKRDAGD; this comes from the coding sequence ATGACCGTCCCGCTGCCGCCCCTGCCGCCCACCGCCGACGACGCCTACCGGCCCGGCGGGCGCAGCATGGCCGACATCGCCGACACCGAGCACCGGCAACTGCTCGGCCTGGCCGACCAGGTGACCGACCAGCGGCTGAGCCCCGAGCGGCGCCGGGAGGTGGCCGAGGTGCTGACCGCGGCGATCTCGCGGCACCTCTCCGCCGAGGAGCAGTACCTGCTGCCCGCCGCGCGGGCGGCGCTGCCCGAGAGCGCCGAGCGGGTGGACCGGGAACTGGCGGCCGACGCGGCGCTGCTGGGCGCGCTCAAGGTGCTCGCCGGGCCGGACGACCCGGCGCTGGCGGACGTCGCCGCGCGGGTCCGCCGGCACGTCGAGGCGGTGTCGGCGCTGATCACCCCGCTGCGTGAGGTGGCCACCGACGCGGAGCTGATCCGGCTGGGCAACCGGTGGGAGATCGCCGAGGAGGCGGCCCCCACCCGCCCGCACCCGGGTACGCCGGCCACCCCGCCGTGGAACCGGGTGGTCGAGCCGGCGCTGGGCGTGGTGGACAAGGTGCGCGACGCGGTCACCGGGCGGCGGACGTACCTGGCCGACCTGAAGCGGGACGCGGGCGACTGA
- a CDS encoding LysR family transcriptional regulator — MNLELRHLRVVCAIAETGSVTKAASTLGLAQPALTAQLQRIERTLGGPLFERDRRGARPTALGELVLARARVLLPAMKGLQDEAARLAGADDSLGRYRFGGVNSPILGRLVHRLVAEQPQAQITTYASWSAGELAGLVAGGRLDFALTGVCGDATPSPEFGLCWREVAVDPVLVLLPTSHPMAGREEIDLAELRREQWVAAPGDGCFGDCFAAACARAGFTPRKVYETDVRGCVDLVDAGEAVALCQATFRPVDGLVTRRLAGVPLRWRLLLGWHPESPAGRVAEAVLETAVAAYTDSLAPHPDYLAWLLRHPEFGARPARGVRIA, encoded by the coding sequence ATGAATCTGGAGCTGCGACACCTGCGGGTCGTCTGCGCGATCGCCGAGACGGGGAGCGTGACCAAGGCCGCCTCCACCCTGGGCCTGGCCCAGCCGGCCCTGACCGCGCAGCTCCAGCGCATCGAGCGCACCCTCGGCGGCCCGCTGTTCGAACGCGACCGGCGCGGCGCCCGGCCCACCGCGCTGGGCGAGCTGGTGCTGGCCCGGGCCCGGGTGCTGCTGCCGGCGATGAAGGGGCTCCAGGACGAGGCGGCCCGGCTGGCCGGGGCGGACGACAGCCTGGGCCGGTACCGCTTCGGCGGGGTGAACAGCCCGATCCTCGGCCGGCTGGTGCACCGGCTGGTCGCCGAGCAGCCGCAGGCGCAGATCACCACGTACGCCTCCTGGTCGGCCGGGGAACTGGCCGGGCTGGTGGCCGGTGGGCGGCTCGACTTCGCGCTCACCGGGGTCTGCGGCGACGCCACGCCGTCCCCGGAGTTCGGGCTCTGCTGGCGGGAGGTCGCGGTCGACCCGGTGCTGGTGCTGCTGCCGACCAGCCACCCGATGGCCGGCCGGGAGGAGATCGACCTGGCCGAGCTGCGCCGCGAACAGTGGGTGGCCGCGCCGGGCGACGGCTGCTTCGGCGACTGCTTCGCCGCCGCCTGCGCCCGGGCCGGCTTCACCCCCCGCAAGGTGTACGAGACCGACGTGCGCGGCTGCGTGGACCTGGTCGACGCCGGCGAGGCGGTGGCGCTGTGCCAGGCCACCTTCCGCCCGGTCGACGGTCTGGTCACCCGCCGGCTGGCCGGCGTGCCGCTGCGCTGGCGGCTGCTGCTCGGCTGGCACCCCGAGTCGCCCGCCGGCCGGGTCGCCGAGGCGGTGCTGGAGACGGCGGTGGCGGCGTACACCGACTCGCTGGCGCCGCACCCCGACTACCTGGCCTGGCTGCTGCGCCACCCGGAGTTCGGGGCCCGGCCGGCCCGCGGGGTGCGAATCGCCTGA
- a CDS encoding DUF3140 domain-containing protein produces MVREQRLDPEVEVIWDDFHAEVNVPSEQLRQWLLTRGSGEESFGPNPNMDLPEPGRQILRVLSKRKVDLTPEDIEVMREAIDRIRALTAEKPPGGNADNEWRHSLLDLGHDVLVER; encoded by the coding sequence ATGGTACGCGAGCAGCGACTCGACCCCGAGGTCGAGGTGATCTGGGACGACTTCCACGCCGAGGTGAACGTCCCCTCCGAACAGCTGCGGCAGTGGCTGTTGACCCGCGGCTCGGGGGAGGAGTCGTTCGGTCCGAACCCGAACATGGACCTGCCCGAGCCGGGCCGGCAGATCCTGCGGGTGCTCAGCAAGCGCAAGGTGGACCTGACCCCGGAGGACATCGAGGTGATGCGGGAGGCGATCGACCGGATCCGGGCGCTGACCGCGGAGAAGCCGCCCGGCGGCAACGCCGACAACGAGTGGCGGCACTCCCTGCTCGACCTGGGCCACGACGTCCTGGTCGAACGCTGA
- a CDS encoding ATP-dependent Clp protease ATP-binding subunit, with translation MMGPGDYGSDPWDEFLARYFGRGEGGRRPAHRVDITRLMTADAREMLADAARRAAQKHSNDLDTDHLLWAALQREPLRDLVRRAGADPDALVNALGGRGDGAPGGEVPPNLSLTPAAKRALLDAHQLSRAMGANYIGPEHILMALPLNPESPAGRMLAAGRIQPESLQAASAERGPMGGPRPDRGTPTLDQYGQDLTELARMDQIDPVIGRADEIEQAVEILSRRTKNNPVLIGEAGVGKTAIVEGLAERICDGDVPQTLLGKRVVQLDLAGLVAGTRYRGDFEERLKKVIDEIRAHRDELIIFLDEIHTLVGAGGAGSEGGMDASNMLKPALARGELRVIGATTLDEYRKSIEKDAALARRFQPVLVPEPSVEDTVAILRGLRDRYEAHHQVRFTDEALVAAAELSDRYVTDRFLPDKAIDLIDQAGARVRLRTRTPAADVRELEQQLDEVRRDKEQAVADEQYERASALRDRLAEIEAQIRRAQGDEGTNGVPSVGPQEIAEVVSRATGIPVSQLTEEERDRLLRLEGQLHEKVVGQDDAVTAVAEAVRRSRTGLADPNRPMGSFLFLGPTGVGKTELARALAEALFGEADRMVRVDMSEFQERHTVARLVGAPPGYVGYEEAGQLTEAVRRRPYAVVLLDEIEKAHPDVFNILLQVLDDGRLTDSQGRTVNFKNTVLIMTSNLGSELITGTTRAVGFGLGEPGGTQESDELRERLMRRLQENFRPEFLNRIDETIIFRRLEAQQLRQITELLLKETRRRLHAQDVQVEFTTAGVDWLAEHGYQPEFGARPLRRVIQREVDNRLSRMLLENQLAPGQKITVDARDGQLTFDVAAGERGYTPASTSHPR, from the coding sequence ATGATGGGACCCGGTGACTACGGCTCCGACCCCTGGGACGAGTTCCTGGCCCGGTACTTCGGCCGGGGTGAGGGCGGACGCCGACCGGCCCACCGGGTCGACATCACCCGGCTGATGACCGCCGACGCCCGGGAGATGCTGGCCGACGCGGCCCGGCGGGCCGCCCAGAAACACAGCAACGACCTGGACACCGACCACCTGCTCTGGGCGGCGCTGCAACGCGAGCCGCTGCGCGACCTGGTACGCCGGGCCGGCGCCGACCCGGACGCCCTGGTCAACGCCCTCGGCGGGCGGGGCGACGGCGCGCCCGGGGGCGAGGTGCCGCCGAACCTGTCGCTCACCCCCGCCGCCAAGCGGGCGCTGCTCGACGCCCACCAGCTGTCCCGGGCGATGGGGGCGAACTACATCGGCCCCGAGCACATCCTGATGGCGCTGCCGCTCAACCCGGAGTCGCCCGCCGGCCGGATGCTGGCCGCCGGCCGGATCCAGCCCGAGTCGTTGCAGGCGGCCAGCGCGGAACGCGGACCGATGGGCGGGCCGAGGCCCGACCGGGGCACCCCGACCCTCGACCAGTACGGGCAGGACCTCACTGAGCTGGCCCGGATGGACCAGATCGACCCGGTGATCGGGCGGGCCGACGAGATCGAGCAGGCCGTGGAGATCCTGTCCCGGCGGACCAAGAACAACCCGGTGCTGATCGGTGAGGCCGGCGTCGGCAAGACCGCGATCGTGGAGGGGCTGGCCGAGCGGATCTGCGACGGCGACGTGCCGCAGACCCTGCTCGGCAAGCGGGTGGTGCAGCTCGACCTCGCCGGCCTGGTCGCCGGCACCCGCTACCGCGGCGACTTCGAGGAACGGCTGAAGAAGGTCATCGACGAGATCCGGGCGCACCGGGACGAGCTGATCATCTTCCTGGACGAGATCCACACCCTGGTCGGCGCGGGCGGCGCCGGCAGCGAGGGCGGCATGGACGCGTCCAACATGCTCAAGCCGGCGTTGGCCCGCGGCGAGCTGCGGGTGATCGGCGCGACCACGCTGGACGAGTACCGCAAGAGCATCGAGAAGGACGCCGCGCTGGCCCGCCGCTTCCAGCCGGTCCTGGTGCCCGAACCCAGCGTCGAGGACACCGTCGCCATCCTGCGCGGCCTGCGCGACCGGTACGAGGCGCACCACCAGGTCCGCTTCACCGACGAGGCGCTGGTCGCGGCCGCCGAACTCTCCGACCGGTACGTCACCGACCGCTTCCTGCCGGACAAGGCGATCGACCTGATCGACCAGGCCGGCGCGCGGGTACGGCTGCGCACCCGCACCCCCGCCGCCGACGTGCGCGAGCTGGAGCAGCAGCTCGACGAGGTGCGCCGGGACAAGGAACAGGCGGTCGCCGACGAGCAGTACGAGCGGGCCTCCGCGCTGCGCGACCGGCTCGCCGAGATCGAGGCGCAGATCCGCCGCGCCCAGGGCGACGAAGGCACCAACGGCGTCCCCTCGGTCGGCCCGCAGGAGATCGCCGAGGTGGTCTCCCGCGCCACCGGCATCCCGGTCAGCCAGCTCACCGAGGAGGAGCGGGACCGGCTGCTGCGGCTGGAGGGGCAGCTGCACGAGAAGGTCGTCGGCCAGGACGACGCGGTCACCGCGGTGGCCGAGGCGGTGCGCCGATCGCGTACCGGGCTGGCCGACCCGAACCGGCCGATGGGCAGCTTCCTCTTCCTCGGCCCGACCGGCGTCGGCAAGACCGAGCTGGCCCGGGCGCTGGCGGAGGCGCTCTTCGGCGAGGCCGACCGGATGGTGCGGGTCGACATGAGCGAGTTCCAGGAGCGGCACACCGTCGCCCGGCTGGTCGGGGCGCCCCCCGGCTACGTCGGGTACGAGGAGGCCGGCCAGCTCACCGAGGCGGTGCGCCGCCGCCCGTACGCGGTGGTGCTGCTCGACGAGATCGAGAAGGCGCACCCGGACGTCTTCAACATCCTGCTCCAGGTGCTCGACGACGGCCGGCTCACCGACAGCCAGGGCCGGACGGTGAACTTCAAGAACACCGTCCTGATCATGACGAGCAACCTGGGCTCGGAGTTGATCACCGGCACCACCCGCGCGGTGGGCTTCGGCCTCGGCGAGCCTGGCGGCACCCAGGAGAGCGACGAGCTGCGCGAGCGGCTGATGCGCCGCCTCCAGGAGAACTTCCGCCCGGAGTTCCTCAACCGGATCGACGAGACGATCATCTTCCGCCGGCTGGAGGCCCAGCAGCTGCGGCAGATCACCGAGCTGCTGCTGAAGGAGACCCGCCGCCGGCTGCACGCCCAGGACGTCCAGGTCGAGTTCACCACCGCCGGCGTCGACTGGCTCGCCGAGCACGGCTACCAGCCGGAGTTCGGCGCCCGGCCACTGCGCCGAGTGATCCAGCGGGAGGTCGACAACCGGCTGTCCCGGATGCTGCTGGAGAACCAGCTCGCGCCGGGCCAGAAGATCACCGTCGACGCGCGGGACGGACAGCTCACCTTCGACGTGGCCGCGGGAGAGCGGGGCTACACCCCGGCCTCGACGTCCCACCCGCGATGA
- a CDS encoding NYN domain-containing protein: MDSRPLLIVDGANVVGSRPDGWWRDRAGAAVRLRDALAPLADRGLPPELPPPVEVVLVVEGAAREVPGVAGVHTVPAPGSGDDAIVALVRDAPDRRRLVVTSDRELRDRVAALGAELHGPRWLREHTHPSG; the protein is encoded by the coding sequence ATGGACTCCCGCCCGCTGCTGATCGTCGACGGTGCCAACGTGGTCGGTTCCCGCCCGGACGGCTGGTGGCGGGACCGGGCCGGGGCGGCGGTCCGGTTGCGCGACGCCCTGGCGCCGCTGGCCGACCGGGGGCTGCCGCCGGAGCTGCCGCCGCCGGTGGAGGTGGTGCTGGTGGTGGAGGGCGCGGCGCGGGAGGTGCCCGGGGTGGCCGGGGTGCACACGGTGCCGGCGCCCGGTTCCGGCGACGACGCCATCGTGGCGCTGGTGCGCGACGCACCGGACCGGCGCCGGTTGGTGGTCACCTCCGACCGGGAGCTGCGCGACCGGGTGGCGGCCCTCGGCGCGGAGCTGCACGGCCCGCGCTGGCTGCGCGAGCACACCCACCCGAGCGGCTGA
- a CDS encoding FtsK/SpoIIIE domain-containing protein, which produces MADLRSQLVTRVRGMLSEALGATRTRLAGAETELTAARERLVRVRRAAAAVPQRVGAERDRRLAEIDDRHAARIAELARRAAAAALREAPGAASASWTDWRAAPAGRGQPVGPVRVGTLRIAGAEPVPALVPLLDAGHVHLSGGDRDGADAVVGALLLRGVGRADPGAVRLYGYDPEHLGGGLAGFAPLGTAGLLTFVGPGGLGRLLDDLVEQIRRINETVLAGEYASLRELAAATGRRPEPWRVAVLLGGDELSRHERGQLDRVVRAGAACGVHLVVRGIPLPEDPTVTRIVAEPGDARVGAPPGLPVRLDPPPPATLVTETCREIASRVNAGPPPTPFTDLLPPPEQMWKEDSAHGLSAPIGEGPHGRPVLLTLGDYPPHALIGGPSGTGKTNLIFAWIGALAARYSPAELEFYLLDFKEGVSFARFAQGRRDPSWLPHMRLVGINVNTDREFGLALLRFLAEELRRRADAAKKHEVTKLAELRAVDPTGHWPRIVAVVDEFQALLAGRDVVAREAADLLEDLARRGRSQGIHLVLASQDVRGIEALWGRPALVAQFTLRIALPKALRILAERNDAAQALPRHHAVVNAESGMTEGNQVARIPSASDWETWSELQHRLWRMRPQDAAPARLFDGDAVPRLVDAPDYRALTPQGDTPPPRGPVALLGEIIDVQARSASLRLPRAPGRNLAVLGTRVDEACAVLDAAARSLARQHRPGTARFSIACLDPDADPAARALYEDLADDAAWYDEETVPELMAETAEALSRPGTPSTPHYLLLFAVDAAAGRLAAPAGGRSGLEQLRRILHDGPERRTHVLAWWRGIARMRVDLGGPAARTDQIGAWVALDVQGAELGSSLYPGTGGPDWYPRPWRGLFFDRAVHRTGQVIIPYGPSR; this is translated from the coding sequence GTGGCTGACCTGCGCAGCCAACTGGTCACGCGGGTACGGGGGATGCTCTCCGAGGCCCTCGGCGCGACGCGTACCCGGTTGGCCGGCGCCGAGACGGAGCTGACCGCCGCCCGCGAACGGCTGGTCCGGGTGCGGCGGGCCGCCGCGGCGGTGCCGCAGCGGGTCGGCGCGGAACGCGACCGCCGACTGGCCGAGATCGACGACCGGCACGCGGCGCGAATCGCCGAGCTGGCCCGCCGGGCCGCCGCCGCCGCGCTGCGGGAGGCGCCGGGCGCGGCGTCCGCGTCGTGGACGGACTGGCGGGCGGCGCCGGCCGGGCGCGGGCAGCCGGTCGGTCCGGTACGCGTCGGCACGCTGCGCATCGCCGGCGCGGAACCGGTCCCGGCGCTGGTCCCGCTGCTGGACGCCGGCCACGTGCACCTCTCCGGCGGCGACCGGGACGGCGCGGACGCGGTGGTCGGCGCGCTGCTGCTGCGCGGGGTCGGCCGGGCCGACCCGGGCGCGGTGCGGCTGTACGGCTACGACCCGGAGCACCTGGGCGGCGGGCTGGCCGGCTTCGCCCCGCTGGGCACCGCCGGGCTGCTCACCTTCGTCGGTCCGGGCGGGCTCGGCCGGCTGCTCGACGACCTGGTGGAGCAGATCCGCCGGATCAACGAGACGGTGCTGGCCGGCGAGTACGCCTCGCTGCGCGAACTGGCCGCGGCGACCGGCCGCCGACCGGAGCCGTGGCGGGTGGCGGTGCTGCTCGGCGGGGACGAGCTGTCCCGGCACGAACGCGGCCAGCTGGACCGGGTGGTCCGCGCCGGGGCGGCGTGCGGGGTGCACCTGGTGGTGCGGGGCATCCCGCTGCCGGAGGACCCGACGGTCACCCGGATCGTCGCCGAGCCGGGCGACGCCCGCGTCGGCGCCCCGCCCGGCCTGCCGGTACGCCTCGACCCGCCGCCGCCCGCCACGCTGGTCACCGAGACCTGCCGGGAGATCGCCTCCCGGGTCAACGCCGGCCCGCCCCCGACGCCCTTCACCGACCTGCTGCCCCCGCCGGAGCAGATGTGGAAGGAGGACTCGGCGCACGGGCTGAGCGCGCCGATCGGCGAGGGCCCGCACGGGCGACCGGTCCTGCTGACCCTGGGCGACTACCCGCCGCACGCACTGATCGGCGGCCCCTCCGGCACCGGCAAGACCAACCTGATCTTCGCCTGGATCGGCGCGCTCGCCGCTCGCTACTCCCCCGCCGAGCTGGAGTTCTATCTGCTCGACTTCAAGGAGGGGGTGTCCTTCGCCCGGTTCGCCCAGGGCCGGCGCGACCCGAGCTGGTTGCCGCACATGCGGCTGGTCGGGATCAACGTCAACACCGACCGGGAGTTCGGCCTGGCCCTGCTGCGGTTCCTCGCCGAGGAGCTGCGCCGCCGGGCCGACGCCGCCAAGAAACACGAGGTCACCAAGCTGGCCGAGCTGCGGGCGGTGGACCCGACCGGGCACTGGCCGCGGATCGTGGCGGTGGTCGACGAGTTCCAGGCGCTGCTGGCCGGCCGGGACGTGGTGGCCCGGGAGGCCGCCGACCTGCTGGAGGACCTGGCCCGGCGGGGCCGGTCGCAGGGCATCCACCTGGTGCTCGCCTCGCAGGACGTGCGGGGCATCGAGGCGCTGTGGGGGCGGCCCGCGCTGGTCGCGCAGTTCACCCTGCGGATCGCGCTGCCCAAGGCGCTGCGCATCCTGGCCGAGCGCAACGACGCGGCACAGGCGCTGCCCCGGCACCACGCGGTGGTCAACGCCGAGTCCGGGATGACCGAGGGCAACCAGGTGGCTCGGATCCCGTCGGCCAGCGACTGGGAGACCTGGAGCGAACTGCAGCACCGGCTGTGGCGGATGCGGCCGCAGGACGCCGCGCCGGCGCGGCTCTTCGACGGCGACGCCGTCCCCCGGCTGGTCGACGCGCCCGACTACCGCGCGCTGACCCCGCAGGGCGACACCCCGCCGCCCCGGGGGCCGGTCGCCCTGCTCGGCGAGATCATCGACGTGCAGGCCCGCTCGGCGTCGCTGCGGCTGCCCCGCGCCCCCGGGCGCAACCTGGCGGTGCTGGGTACCCGGGTGGACGAGGCGTGCGCGGTCCTCGACGCCGCCGCCCGGTCGCTGGCCCGCCAGCACCGGCCGGGTACCGCCCGGTTCTCCATCGCCTGCCTCGACCCGGACGCCGACCCGGCCGCCCGCGCCCTCTACGAGGACCTGGCCGACGACGCGGCCTGGTACGACGAGGAGACGGTGCCGGAGCTGATGGCCGAGACGGCCGAGGCGCTGAGTCGGCCGGGCACCCCGAGCACCCCGCACTACCTGCTGCTGTTCGCCGTCGACGCGGCGGCCGGGCGGCTGGCCGCGCCGGCCGGCGGGCGCAGCGGGCTGGAGCAGCTGCGCCGGATCCTGCACGACGGGCCGGAACGGCGTACCCACGTGCTGGCCTGGTGGCGCGGGATCGCCCGGATGCGGGTGGACCTCGGTGGGCCGGCCGCCCGCACCGACCAGATCGGGGCCTGGGTGGCCCTCGACGTGCAGGGCGCGGAGCTGGGTTCCTCGCTCTACCCGGGCACCGGCGGCCCGGACTGGTACCCCCGCCCGTGGCGCGGGCTCTTCTTCGACCGGGCGGTGCACCGCACCGGACAGGTGATCATCCCTTATGGTCCGTCGCGATGA
- a CDS encoding cupin domain-containing protein, with the protein MTIIDPPGGHGRPAVPSAAAALARCASVEPAKFAAAHWGRAPLLSRADELPNPDGFTDLLSPADADELLSRRGLRTPFLRVARDGQLVPAARYTGGGGAGAEITDQVLDEKVLELYASGATLVLQGLHRTWPALVDFARDLGTALSQPLQVNAYLTPAGSQGFATHYDTHDVFVLQVDGRKHWRIHPPVLPDPLEQQPWGGRADEVAATADGPAALDVVLAPGDALYLPRGWLHSARAQESSSLHLTVGIRALTRYAMVEELLTLAAEDPRLRAGLPFGTDVADPDAVEPELTETVEALRDWLLRVDPAAVAARLRQRAWPAARPAPIRPLAQAAALAALDADSRIAPRAGLRWQLTATDDHRVALRLPDRTLTLPGTCEPAVRTLLTGTVTRVGDLPGLDDDADRLVLARRLLREAVAVPA; encoded by the coding sequence ATGACGATCATCGACCCGCCGGGCGGCCACGGCCGCCCGGCGGTTCCGTCCGCCGCCGCGGCCCTGGCGCGCTGCGCCAGCGTGGAGCCGGCGAAGTTCGCCGCCGCCCACTGGGGACGGGCCCCGCTGCTCTCCCGCGCCGACGAGCTGCCCAACCCGGACGGCTTCACCGACCTGCTCAGCCCCGCCGACGCCGACGAGCTGCTCAGCCGCCGGGGTCTGCGTACCCCGTTCCTGCGGGTGGCCAGGGACGGCCAGCTCGTGCCGGCGGCGCGCTACACCGGCGGCGGCGGCGCCGGCGCCGAGATCACCGACCAGGTCCTCGACGAGAAGGTGCTGGAGCTGTACGCCTCCGGCGCCACGCTGGTGCTCCAGGGACTGCACCGCACCTGGCCCGCCCTGGTCGACTTCGCGCGCGACCTCGGCACCGCGCTGTCCCAGCCGTTGCAGGTCAACGCCTATCTGACCCCGGCCGGCAGCCAGGGCTTCGCCACCCACTACGACACCCACGACGTCTTCGTGCTCCAGGTCGACGGCCGCAAGCACTGGCGCATCCACCCGCCGGTGCTGCCCGACCCGCTGGAGCAGCAACCCTGGGGCGGGCGGGCCGACGAGGTCGCCGCCACCGCCGACGGGCCCGCCGCGCTGGACGTGGTGCTCGCCCCCGGCGACGCGCTCTACCTGCCGCGCGGCTGGCTGCACAGCGCCCGGGCGCAGGAGTCCAGCTCGCTGCACCTGACCGTCGGCATCCGCGCGCTGACCCGGTACGCCATGGTCGAGGAACTGCTCACCCTGGCCGCCGAGGATCCCCGGCTGCGCGCCGGGCTGCCCTTCGGCACCGACGTCGCCGACCCCGACGCCGTCGAGCCCGAGCTGACCGAGACCGTCGAGGCGCTGCGGGACTGGCTGCTGCGGGTCGACCCGGCGGCGGTCGCCGCCCGGCTGCGGCAGCGCGCCTGGCCCGCCGCCCGGCCGGCCCCGATCCGGCCCCTCGCCCAGGCCGCCGCGCTCGCCGCGCTCGACGCCGACAGCCGGATCGCCCCGCGGGCCGGGCTGCGCTGGCAGCTCACCGCCACCGACGACCACCGGGTGGCGCTGCGGCTGCCCGACCGGACTCTCACCCTGCCCGGCACCTGCGAGCCGGCGGTGCGCACCCTGCTCACCGGCACCGTCACCCGGGTGGGCGACCTGCCCGGCCTGGACGACGACGCCGACCGGCTGGTGCTGGCCCGCCGGCTGCTGCGCGAGGCCGTCGCGGTCCCCGCCTGA
- a CDS encoding PIG-L deacetylase family protein, translating to MGQPQPAPLTPLAEDWQRALAVVAHPDDLEFGAAAAVARWTGQGKEIVYCLVTSGEAGIDGTTPERARVVREEEQRASAAVVGVSTVEFLGRPDGLEYGVPLRRAIAEVIRRHRPDVVITNNFRDTWDGAYALNQADHIATGRAVLDAARDAGNRWIFPEQLTGGVGPWNRVREVWAAASPLSRHGVDVTATFAAGLASLRAHDAYLRGLGDGGFDPAEFLESISRPVGTRLGVRYGAAFEVFPLGLH from the coding sequence ATGGGGCAGCCGCAGCCCGCACCGCTGACGCCGCTGGCCGAGGACTGGCAGCGGGCCCTGGCCGTGGTGGCCCACCCCGACGACCTGGAGTTCGGCGCGGCCGCCGCCGTCGCCCGGTGGACCGGGCAGGGCAAGGAGATCGTCTACTGCCTGGTCACCAGCGGCGAGGCCGGCATCGACGGGACGACCCCGGAGCGGGCCCGGGTGGTGCGCGAGGAGGAACAGCGCGCCTCGGCCGCCGTGGTCGGGGTGAGCACGGTGGAGTTCCTCGGCCGGCCCGACGGGCTGGAGTACGGCGTGCCGCTGCGCCGGGCGATCGCCGAGGTGATCCGGCGGCACCGCCCCGACGTGGTGATCACCAACAACTTCCGCGACACCTGGGACGGGGCGTACGCGCTCAACCAGGCCGACCACATCGCGACCGGGCGGGCCGTGCTCGACGCGGCCCGCGACGCCGGCAACCGGTGGATCTTTCCGGAGCAGCTGACCGGCGGTGTGGGGCCGTGGAACCGGGTCCGGGAGGTGTGGGCCGCGGCCTCGCCGCTGTCCCGGCACGGGGTGGACGTCACCGCCACCTTCGCCGCCGGGCTGGCCTCGCTGCGCGCGCACGACGCCTACCTGCGGGGGCTCGGCGACGGCGGGTTCGACCCGGCGGAGTTCCTGGAGAGCATCAGCCGCCCGGTCGGCACCCGGCTCGGGGTCCGCTACGGCGCCGCGTTCGAGGTCTTCCCGCTGGGCCTGCACTAG
- a CDS encoding DUF72 domain-containing protein — protein sequence MILVGTSGWQYRDWRERFYPPKLPQRLWLEHFTTRFATVEVNNAFYRLPERETFAAWRARTPEDFCVAVKMSRYLTHIKRLRDPAEPVARFLGRATALGDRLGPVLVQLPPNLPADPAALDATLRLFPAEVRVAVEPRHPSWWTAPVRQVLERRRAALVWADRRGRPVTPLWRTTDFGYLRLHEGRAQPWPRYGRAALASWVRRLAETFDDAEPAYVYFNNDPGGAAVVDAVAFAGLARRAGRPVSRTA from the coding sequence ATGATCCTGGTCGGCACCTCGGGATGGCAGTACCGCGACTGGCGGGAGCGCTTCTACCCGCCGAAGCTGCCGCAGCGGCTCTGGCTGGAGCACTTCACCACCCGGTTCGCCACCGTCGAGGTGAACAACGCCTTCTACCGGCTGCCCGAACGGGAGACCTTCGCCGCCTGGCGGGCGCGTACCCCGGAGGACTTCTGCGTGGCGGTGAAGATGAGCCGCTACCTGACCCACATCAAGCGGCTGCGCGACCCGGCCGAGCCGGTCGCCCGGTTCCTGGGCCGGGCCACCGCGCTCGGCGACCGGCTCGGGCCGGTGCTGGTGCAGCTCCCGCCGAACCTGCCCGCCGATCCGGCGGCGCTGGACGCCACCCTGCGCCTCTTCCCGGCCGAGGTGCGGGTGGCCGTGGAACCCCGGCACCCGTCCTGGTGGACGGCGCCGGTGCGGCAGGTGCTGGAACGCCGGCGGGCCGCGCTGGTCTGGGCGGACCGGCGGGGCCGGCCGGTGACGCCGCTGTGGCGCACCACGGACTTCGGCTACCTGCGGCTGCACGAGGGCCGCGCGCAGCCGTGGCCGCGCTACGGCCGGGCCGCGCTCGCCTCCTGGGTACGCCGCCTCGCCGAGACCTTCGACGACGCCGAGCCGGCGTACGTCTACTTCAACAACGACCCGGGCGGGGCGGCGGTGGTCGACGCCGTCGCGTTCGCCGGGCTGGCCCGCCGGGCGGGGCGCCCGGTCAGCCGGACGGCCTGA